The DNA sequence GACTCATGATTGTTCAGCTGACCTATTCAACATCCAATTGaactttttccttcttttatttcatttattgatctgtttcattttctatcaaGATACATTTGTCATGCTGTGTGTAATTTGACCTGAATTTGCATTAATtcaatgttttgtgtgtgtgtctaaccaCATCGCCACTGCTTtggtgcccttgagcaaggtgCCTGTTCTCATTGCTCAGTCGGTGCAGAGCCACAAAAACACTGCCATTGTGATGTTGTCAGTTGGAATCAGACGTTCTGGCTCTGTAACAGCGCCACCTTAACTTCTCCCATTGTTCTCATCACAATAAGAGTGCTTTCTTTGTCGCTTGAACAGAAacatatgttgtttttctgtgaggaTGTGGTCCTCATTCCCCAATTTCCTCATGTTTTCTGctggtttttttccacatttggtTCCTACAGGCTGCGGAACTCGTGCTTTCCACCAACTAAACTCACCTTTGTACCTGAGACTGGTCTCCCTCATGGAGCCTCCATGTCAGCTCCTCCTCACGGAGCCGTGGAGCCGTGGATGTCGCTGGgctcagtttgtttacactgaACGGCACCAGTGCCACTTTCAAGCAATCAGAGTTCACCGTGCACTTTAAATCCCTGGAGACCAGGCCATATATCACAGGAACTGACCCCTGTAATGGCCCCAGGTGGTTCTGTTGGTCCACTCTGATGCTTGGTGATTAGACACAGTTCTAATGTCTAgatcaaagtgtttattgtcacatATGCACAGCAAAGAAAAATACCAGCAAAAAGTAACGAAATAAATAGTATTAAAACTAGTACATAGATATACACTAAGAAAACACGTCTGCCACTGGGGGGCGCCATGCCTCATATAATGTGTTGGATAAAGGAACAATTGCGACAGTTTTCTGTGACAGAGTGATGCTTGTTATGCCTTGAATGACAAAGGGAAGGATAAAGCATCACAGTGACACTAGTTCAGCAAAGGGTGGAGTTTTCAGAGCTTTGCGTTACTTACTTTTTAACTTTAGATCATAACCGCTAACATACAATCAGTAAAGGATCTTCAGCGATATCAGTTCAATATAAGCTTCAATGCTACTATTTTGTGAATTTACATGATAGAAAGTACGGTGGTTACTAGCTGGTGCAAGTCAGTGAAAGACGGCTGGGGCCAGTGAAGTTCTTCCATGCCAAATTCTTTCCATATGGACCCAGTTTTGTGCCATTATCCTTTTAATTATGCATCTTGTGATTTACAATCCATGTCCCCTTAgactttgcttttttatttattgtaaccACCAGATTTTCCCTGACATTAACCCAGCATTTTGGTTGCCGAATTCAAATCAACCTTAACCAAATAATAATTTACCCTAAACACAATGTTGGGGCCCGACTTTTATCACTCTATGGCATTAAAGTAACAATGTGGAATTTGCTCTCATGGTCCCCCTACTGTTGGGGAAATGTTACTGTTTGTTACAAATTATCAAATATGTGCGGAaaactctgaagcaggacttctaACGTACAAACAGCCATGTCACAGCATTTTATGCAAATATGATTACACTGTTACAGTAGAATGCTGTAGTTCTTTTTGTAGCCTGGATCCAAAAAGTGTAGTTGTGTGAGTCGTCTCGTCCCTACACAAAGTTAGTTTGTTATCAAACGTCTCATCTGCTTACGTCAATGTTATTTTTGATGCTTTATCTCGTCGTTAAACAACCTTTTCCAAGTATTATTAAGGTTTGTGTCATGCCAGCTCCTACACCAGTGATGCCAGTGATGGGAAGaacacattcaaataaagttattagTTACTTATTACTGTTGTGTGACTATAATGAAGCTCATTGAAGCTGTTTTCCACCAGGTTCTCTCAatctaacacaaacacacatgcacggtCGCACACACCGACGACCAAGGCCAGTAAATTCTAAGGTAGAAGTTTCCAGTTTTCATATATGTGCAGGGACTGTCATTAGATGTGATTGTGAATCTGAGTGGGATACTGAGTCTATGTCCGGCCACCTCCCAGGTTGATAAGGATCCAGACGCCTAGAGTGATGCCAGTCCCAGGGGATAGCCATGTATCTACCCTGCAGAAGACCAGACCGAGGGCCGAGGGCCGAGGGCCACCATAGCCGTCCCCGGCCAGACCGCCAACTTTAATACAACCCAAGGAGTGAGCAGGAGACGGGCACCTGTCAGCGCGTCAGCTCGTCACACACTGGTGCTTTTAACCTGTTTAGTGgccagtgtttttttcaagtttttctTAAACATAAAGTAAAAGGAAACCGAGAAGAAAACTAATGTGCAACAGGAAAAACGAAGGAgaattacatactgtatataaaaaactattcttaatttaaaatgtgtttctattttgacaaaaaactcaaacttaGTTTCATGCCGTcatttctcctttcttttttttttttaatgaagcaaCAAAAGAATTGTTGATGCAGACACatctgttgtttctttgttgttgttgttgttgtgtaacatactgtacatgggagacaaatgcacacatgtaCAGAACACACAACGCTGCAAAAAGGTTCCACCAGTATTTAGCTGAATATGCGCCTCTGGGTCTGCACATGCAGCCAAGAACATACTGACCCTGAATTACtccatcacaacacacacacatacactttcaCGCCAGCTTCAGATGggaatttttcttttctgttgttgtgagCAATGCTTTCCATCCAACGCTGCTCAGCAGGGAGGTCATTCTGGGGAGTAGAAATGATCCTTGTTATTGGTACAGTTTCTTTCCCAGTGATCTTGACTATATTGGACTGAGGTTATAACTCACCATATTAGTTTCATCTCTGTTTGTCAtcatttgtttggtccagagTTAAAATCCtttcaggcagcagcagctgaaccGGCCTCCATGATCGAGGCTGGTCCTAAGCCTGATCCATGCCCTCTGAactggggcaaaaaaaaaagaaaactcccTCAGACCCTTGACAACATGCTGGGAGAGTTAAAATCCTGTATgggcagcagaaaaaaaaaacacagcccaAAAATCATcaggtctattttttttttctgacgtGATTTACTGTGAGAACTGGAGATGAAGAGAAAGCACATTCCTCTGGGTGAGGTCTCCCAGGGAATAGAGGTTAGGAcgactcctctctctgtctcgctgaAACCATCCAGGACTTTAGAGACTGACTGAGGTTTCTGTGACTGGATATTCCACAAAGACTCAGTCTCTTCAGGATGAAAGCTCAGGCTTTCTGTGCTGATGCCTCCGCTCTGGAAAACCGCCCCATGGTGCTTCCTGAGGGTGCTGACTGCTGTCTCTGCGTGTGGGTGGAAGCCATATCATAACAACCACTCTGTCTCTCCAACAAACCAGAATTCCGTCTAAAATGCTAAATCTCCACCGGCAGTGCCAACAGGCTGAAGTGTTGTCGACTGCAGCCAAAAGAATGAAATAAGCTAAACAGTGGCTTTAAGTTGGGATTTCTTTTGTTCCATTGTACAACATCATTTAAAGGTTAAGAGGTCATGAGTTTATCCCAATCATCACctgatgacaaacaaacaaacaaagattcTCCATGTGGTTAGAGGGGTGGccaaagaaagaagatgattcATGCTCCTTTACTTACTTTTTGAGACTAATAGATCCTGGCGTTATAAAAAGAACATTCAGCACAGTGAACCAGTGCTTGGTGCTTCTGCCGGCCCACATCCTGCGTGTGTGTGGCTACAGCACCTGTGGAAGAAGGTGCCGTTGCTTTATTTTTGGCCCTTGTGGTGAAGCAGCCCCTTGTGTTTTCGGCTACAACGTAACCGAGCTACGTTCAGGCCTGCATCTTTTGAACTGGGTATTTATGTCACTGTAGTAAAGTAAGTAGTaaagtaaagttaaaaaaagacacaggtgaaacggGTTGGGTcatcacagaggggaaaagtgaAGTGCACACAGACGAGGGacgaaaaagacttcaaaataagagggaatttcacaataagaTGACATGGACGACAGAACATGACAATGTGTAACTGCTGAGTGAATCATTTAATATTTGTCATAAGAACAGTTGTGGTTACTGACTTGAATATTATAAGTTCACTAAAGATAAGAgcaattttaatttgaaagtgtTTATAGAGTTAAGTGTTTAGATGTTGGGTTAAAAGCTATAGTGCTTTAAAATCATATATTTACTGGATTAAGTTCATTAGAGAAACCCCAGCTCAAGTTAGCCACCTCTCATCAGAGTAAAACACACTAGAGGCGCTACACATAGAACAATGTCCTTGGTTTGTGGAccatttattacacattttgtCTCATGTCCACTGTCCAATAAAgatgaaaatgtcttcactAGTTGGCGGCTGTGGATTTTGACGTGTAACTTTAGCTCTTGGGTCTCTGGCTTACAGTAAAGGTGAGCTGCTCCAAGTTGTAGAGTTTGCATATTAATAAAGCAATTGGAATTTTTCCCTGAATAGAGTGCCGGTCACTACCTCCCGCTGTGTCGTCCTCCCGTCCGTCAGCTGTCTGAGATACACTCAGTCTGGACTCGGGCCCAAACCTCTGCTCCGCCGACGTGACGGGACAAATTAGCGTTACCCCTGCTAATATATTCAAAGTGCTGTCGAGCGGCTGCGGACGACATTGAGCAGTATTAGAAATGATGGTCGTGACTGTCAGCGATGCTAACCACTCCTGAAAAGGTGACAGCACATTTGGCTGGGGGGAGCAAAAACCTCCAAGTTTAACTTTGGGGTATTTTGCTGTGTAATGCAAACAGGATGTGGAAAATGCAGTTTGGTCTATTCACATCTCAAGAGTCCCACTGACGAGAGAAACATGTTGTGGAGATCATCTCACGCCACCTCGCCTTCAACACTTCAAACATTTTGTTCTTTCACAGTGCCAGGCTGCTCACTGACAGACAAACTCTCCTTTCATGAGAGGAACAACTCCGCGCCGCTGCTGTCAAGCGCTTACGCACACAAATGCTGAATATTTGAGGTGACTCCTGGATGTGTTTTATGCAGACAACATGTGACAGGCCTGAAATCAAGCCAGGGCAGATATGAAAGCAGGCACTGTCTGTCAAAATCAGGAAATaatcaaccccccccccacgcccCCCCGCCATCCACCTCAGGGGCCCAGCTGAAAGTCATTAGCCCAAAACAATGTGCTGCCTCTACTGTTCGtctgaaaaaataataacagtaataatactTAGGAGAATTACCATAACGATTTGAGAGGATCTCAATTATCTCCTGTGTTTTGAGGCGGCTATGTGGAAGATTGCAGTGCGGTCACCGTCGGGGGCGTGGACCAGCTGTACTGTAGAAATATTTAGAGAGCATTTACGCACCAGCCTTGATTATAATCGCCAAAGGTGATTACACAGCTCTAATTCTATTAGTCTTTGTTTGCAACATAGGATGAAAAATTGCATCCACATGATTTTAGAGTTTGATATTTGTCTCTGAGGAAAACAGAAGAGTTGAAGCTCAGCGTATGGATGTTATGAAAAGTGAAGTCAAAGTGAATCACTTCACGTCTACGTCTGCATTTACACACGACACAGAGAAGGTCaatataaatatcacatttagTCGGCAATGTCAACATACAACGTTACAGGCGAAAGTATAAAACACAAGActcatatttacatttgacCAACCTCTACTCTACAATGACTAAAGGCACGGAAGTATCGCACGGTGAAAAGCAACAGTATCTACAtgccattttgaaaaatgccactTCTGATCTGATCAAACTGATCAAAACggccaaacaaataaaaacaaagaacacataCAGTCTGAGGACCTGCTTTTTGTCTCGTGGCAACACAGATGATAACAAGCATTTCTATTTGTACAGTATAATGCCTTCAAACATATATACAGgactaaaaaatgttatttgttataAGTTTAAATATAAGCTGGTGTGGGTAACACATGTTTGACCTTACTGATCAATATTTCCATCATAATCCACCTCCAGGTTCTTTCAGACTTTGACTAATCACATCTTTTTGAATAacgaggcggcgctgcatcacaAATTACTCACACACGTGTTAGCGtatatgttttggttgtgtttacccacaatgccctgcattgAAGTCTGATTCCTGCATTTGTTTCCCATGAAGCAAACCAGGACCTACATTTTTAGACGAACCAGAGTTTTCTTCTTTGATGCGCATCAGAGTTTGGTTGTGCTTTCACTCCTCCACCTCCAAACAAACTGGACTTTCTGAGCAAACAAACAAGGGTGAATGAGCCCAGAGCAGACTGCTATAAAGGTCTGAAAAGAGAAGTCTTAAAGTGAGATGTGAGAGATGGCGAgatgaggggaggggaggggcttaAGATAAGAGAAAAGGCCTCCGTCCCAAAACGTTAGCAGTTATTTCTCTGGTGCTCCTGCCTACTGCGGGATGTTGATGTAACTTTGAACACTGACAGGAGGCTTAAGTAAACGTCAGAAAGTTATTTTCTGTAATTCCAAATTCCAAACCAATCTTGTacttaaaaaaagtgaacattGACTCAAACACCGTCACAGAATTAATTCAACTGTTCCCATCTGTCATTTGATCTCTGCAGACTGTGTCATGGTAGCCTCAAAGGGAGCGTTCAGGGGTTTTGTGTGGTTTCATAGGCTACAGAGCACTGTGCACAGGGACACCAGTGTGGATGCAAGCGAGGATGAAGAAACAATGGTTTTTAGTCGcctaataaaatgtatgtgtgcTTAAGTTTTGGATATcttaatattacatattataatatattccctgttttctgaaagtaaactgaagtctgtgtccataaagaaaatcaatgcTTTAACCTCACACTGGAGTTTTTTACTATATATTTGTTCTTCTGGATTTCCCTTTCAAACGTTGTCATTTTCACtgggaggagaaaacaacagtAAATCTAAATTCATGTGTTATTCTGTTGATTTTGGGGGTTTCGACAGGAAGAAGCTCTCACTGAGAATCCAGACATTTGATATTGTCAAAAATACAAAACCTGGAGGGTGGTTGCCGGACAGTAAATGAAAGTATGTCTTCGTAGACATACAGAGTGCTTCTGTAGATGTTTGATGTCCCACTAACGCTTTATTTCATGTCAGTGCAAAGCGGCAAAAAATACTCCCGTCTCCCTAAACTCACCCTGGGTGCCATCATGCTGTCCACACGGCTGTTTCAGGATTTATCTTCTGATGACATTGAGAAGATTCCTCGCTatgttgttgtagtttcttAGAGAAGTGACCACAAATCATAAAAAGATGAACACAACTGGAATAAAGTGTGAATTCACCTTCAGGTTGAATtttcaacaacaataatgtCACTCTCTATTTCATAGCAATCATCCAGACAGGCATGATGATCTCAGGGAAGCCTTCCTGTTTCTCCACAGCCAGAACCTCCAGACCAGCCTTGGCGATGATGGTCTTCATGATGTCCAGGTGGCGACTGATGCTGCTGTCGATGGGGTCTAATTTACAGCCCTGCCGGGCCATGTTATCCTTCATGATAATGACGCCGTTTGGACGCAGGCTCTTCTTACAGCGGAACAGGAAGTTCATTAGGTCCCTGTCAGTCAGGTGACCTGAAGGAAAGAAAACTCATAACTGAGGTATCTTCATGACAGCTCACTTCAGACATAAAGTTTAACAGTTAAACAGTTTCCAACTGGAATGTCAACAAAGTAAAGTGTccagataaataaacaatgagTTATAGATCATTTTAGTATTATTTAGTGCATTGGGAAAACATTGGCAATAATTGGAATTTCATGTCCAAAATCAACATCTCGTCTGTCTTTGTTATCTCAACATTCTCCTGGTCATAACTTcacttacagtatatgcagaTTTTGTTCTCAGATCATATCTCTTCAGTGAGACTTCCCACACTTCAAGAGATAAAATCTGATTTGTGTGTCCAGACAAAACTATGTGAACATACCAATGTTTACGGTGTGGCTTTTAAATGTGGATGTGTTGTCATGGTGGTGAATTCCTCTGTACTCGGCgacagtgtgagtgaaaagcTCAAAACTGTAAtgtagtttttgtttctctggGACTTTCAAAACCAGTTGGATAAAATCTGGATATGCAagaaaaaaggatttttttacTGCTCGTCTAACAAGTCCAAGTACATAACTCAAGACGACTGTCGAGTGAGACGCCTCTCGTACTTACATGCCACCCACTGCATCCAGATGACATCgtatttgttttttgggggcgTGAACTCCTGCAGGTTGAAGCAGTAGTAGGTCTCGATGCGGTCAGCGTCGTCACCCAGGTATTCCTCGTGTGCGTGGAGCAGGAAGTGTTCCATCATGTCGGCCATCTCCACTTTCTCAAACACGGGAAGGAGGACTCCTTTAGTCACGCGCCCGATTCCGGAGCCGCAGTCCAGAGCGCAGTGTGTGCCGGCCTTACCCGGACCCTGTGAGTGAAAGAAGAAGTCGAAATTCAACATTCCTCAACTGACAACTGTCATTTGTTAAAAACTGAGCATGAGACATGGATGTGTGTGCCATGTTTGCTTCCCTGCAGCATGTTATTACCATATCTCTAAATCATACAGGCTTCTTCTGTACCAGATGTCAGGCCTCAAAAGCACCGACAGCACAAGCAAGTAGACCTCAGTTCCTCAGGTCAACAGAACTACGAACTTTACCACAGGGGAACAAAGTCTCCTCACTTGAATCACGCTGGTTTTGCTTCCTTTTCATTTGGTATTCTGACCTCACTCCAACCC is a window from the Solea solea chromosome 9, fSolSol10.1, whole genome shotgun sequence genome containing:
- the ntmt2 gene encoding N-terminal Xaa-Pro-Lys N-methyltransferase 2; amino-acid sequence: MSCHITTTMEIDEDESNSALPNLEYKGAHQAFRDRWKETDDTMCRHSMSFHLQHTLRSEFFASYLYLMEKIPLVKLFPVTCEYIKGEKQFYYRAQQFYEDVPASEEGMMGDFVDISNVDLEGSREFLKSFVGPGKAGTHCALDCGSGIGRVTKGVLLPVFEKVEMADMMEHFLLHAHEEYLGDDADRIETYYCFNLQEFTPPKNKYDVIWMQWVACHLTDRDLMNFLFRCKKSLRPNGVIIMKDNMARQGCKLDPIDSSISRHLDIMKTIIAKAGLEVLAVEKQEGFPEIIMPVWMIAMK